The Drosophila biarmipes strain raj3 chromosome X, RU_DBia_V1.1, whole genome shotgun sequence genome includes the window TAGATATATTTAGAATCTAAATAAAGGAACTTTAACCAATAACTTGGAACGAGCCATGTGCAATGCTAGTTATAGATAGCTATAGATATTTCTCGGACTTCGGCTGAGCTGCTGTTCATCTTAAAGATAGATATTCTTACAGCTTTCTTTAGAAAGTAGAACCCCCTTTCCCATTTTCGAACTTCTACTGGTAGATAAAGTGCAATTTGAAGTATATTCAGAACCTGAATCAAGGAATTACAACCAAAAATTTGGAACGAACAACGTGTAATCCTGGTCAACGCTAGCTATGGGTATGTGCTGGCCTACGAGTGAGGCGCCTCCTCCTCGTGCTTGTGGAACTCGGCCTCCGACACGACCGACGGAGGCAGTATCCTGGCCTCGCCAATCGCATCGTGGTTCTTCTCGCCTGCCGATGGCAGGTTCAGGGGCAGACTCAGCTCCCGCAGGAAGCAGGTGAAGTTCACCACCCGCCCCTTGTTCAGGAAGGGGATCTTGGGGCACAGCTCGAAGGCGTGGTTCACGGGCACCATGTCGCAGCCCTTGCCGCAGGAGACGTCGATGAAGTTCATCAGGTCGCACACCTCGATGTAGTCGCACTCGTTGCGGTTCAGGATGGACAGGATGTTGTCGATGAGTTCCAGCGAGAAGGGCAGGCGACATCCGCGCAGGGCCGAGCGCACCTTGGCCTCGGGCAGGAAGGGCTGGTTCGTGGGATTGATGTGGTGGAAGTGCTCCATGAGATCGTCGCGGGCGTTCCACAGGGATCGCTTGAGCTCCAGGTGGGCCGCCGCCCTCACCGTGGACCTGTCGCAGGCGTGGGGCTGGCTCTTCTCCGCCGAGAAGTGGCGGCACAGCGTGATGATCTCGTGGTCACTGATCGCATTGCCCAGGATGCCGATCAGCGCTCCCTTGAAGCTCTCGAAGGAGACGAAGACGTCGCGCTTCTTCTCCAGATCCGTGCAGTCGGGCACACAGGCGCCCACAAACTCGGCCATGCGATTCTGCAGGGAGCCGCGAACCTTCTCCATGATGAGCACCACGTTCGACTGACTGAAGACCTCCGGATGGTGCTCCATGTACATGAGCGTGTACTCGTCGGCAGAGACGATGTGGAAGATGAAGTCCTTCAGCGACATGGTGGAGCCGATGAAGAAATTGAAGGGCATGTAGTACTGCGGCTGCTTGCAGGAGAACCTCTCCTGGCCCGGCAGCTCCAGCCGGGTGCGCTTCATGAACTCGCCGCCCAGGAAGCCGGAGTTGCGCACTGCTATCTCCTGGATCTGCAGCGTGTCGTCGCTGAGGTAGTAGCTGATGACGAAGATGCGCTCGCAGTTCGCCTTTATGGTCGAGAGCATCTTGGCCCCGTAGCGCAGCACGTAGCGATCGTACTTGATGAACTTCTTGAAGTCCGTCCGCGGCGGCTTGGGCTCCACCGAGATGCAGTTGCCCACCGAGTCCTCGTAGCTGCCCCAGCCGTTGTAGGGCGGCAGGAGGCGCTCCCCCGCCCTGTGGTCCGCGCAGTCATCCGACCTGGTGGGGATCGGCAGCGGGGTGAAGTCCTGGATGCCGTACCGCTGGCGGTAGTAGTTCTGGGTGAACGGATCCAGCTCGGTGATGACCACCGCCCGGCCGTACACGTTGATCACGCTGCCGATCTGGAGGTCGCGCTCCTTGTAGTAGAGGATCTCCTTGTTGCCCGTGTTCAGGGGATCCACGCAGTAGCGCACGTTGCGCATGTTGGTGCCCAGAACGTTCAGGAGCGTCATGGGAGTCATCTGAcccggcagcagcaggcccTCGAATTCCTGGGAATGGGATAGGACggaatataatatgatatgataataAATGTTGATGATAATATATAGggaaaaaaagtattaattcaatatttaatatgaTTATTGTTAAAAATACATAGATAAGATACAAATTGATAAGATATGatgatcatttttaaaatatcttgcttttcctttttaaattttattaattcattgattcattcattcatttattGGTTAATATAATATGATGTGATATAATTATCATTTGTAATACATGTAGAATAAATTCACAAGATATGatgataatttttaagaaataaggATGAAAGGCTTTGATATCATACTTCTCCTCTCTTTTTGAATTTCAGTGATTATTGATCATGGATTAATTGATTAATATAATACGATGTGATTAAATTATCGTTAATAATACACACAGAAGAAATTGATAAGATATGATGAtcaaatttaagaaattaagaTGATTCTGATGTCTTGCTTTTCCTCTCTTTTTCAGTTTCAATGATTAATTGATTACTGATAGTGTAAAGATATGATATAATTATCATTATAATACATACAGAAAAAATTGATAGGATATGATGATCATATTTAAGAAACAAAGATGAGGAACGTTTCATTTTGATATCTTGCTTTTCCTCTCTTTTTCAATTGCAGAGAGTTTTCCATATTGCTATCCCGCTCTTACTCAAGTAATTCTAGGCGCTAGCTCGCTCTGTTCTCCCTCTTTCGATTTGAGAGTTTTTTAAgagagcaaaaaaaaaacctaacaTATTTACCAAGCAAACATGCCGGTTTTTTACAGTGTATACACAACTCTTGTTTAAAATCTAGAAATCACAGTAGACCCAAGACAGTTCATTaacattttaacaaaaaatgtttaaggaaGGGTAGGTCCGTACTTGGAATGCGTTTCCCCACAACACCCAAGTTCGGTTACTCACTCGTGCCAAGCGTCCGCGTTTGAGAAACACCGTCGGTCCGTCGCGACCTGAGTTCCGGATGTGCTGCTCCTTGATTTCGATGGTGTCATCGGATAGATAGTAGCACACCTCCAGCTTTCGGACGTCGCCGAACTCGGTTCTGTCATCCCAGTAGGCCTGGAACTTAAGTATTTGCCGGTCGTACTTGAGGAACTGGGCAAAGGGATGGTTCTTCGGTATCAGATTCCCCGACCTGGGTTGGTTTTCACGCTTTCTCAAGGTCTCAGTGGGATCGCTTTAAGAATAGAGCCATTACTGGGGATATGCCATCAAATACCTACAAAAACTAGCCTCACCAAGGCGATTCTACAGGATCTGGCACCGTGATGCCACGTTTGTTAAGGAAGTCCCTGGTGAACTGATCGCACTTGGTGATGTGGTACTGACGGTCGAATATTTGAACCGTCTGATCAACGTTCAGGTCAATGAGGGACATAAACTCGTTATCGCAGGGCGGGGCCTTCGGAACCCGCTGCCGGTGAACCACGCATCCCTGCACAATGCCCGAGTTGTCCACCCGCGGCTCGTAGATCTCCAAAGTGCCGTCCTCCAGGTAGTAGTATATCTTGACCTTGCGCACCAAGTAGGGGGCATGGTACACCTCCTGCAGCGTTTGCTTGAAGTAGGCACTGAAGCAGAGAACCTTCTTGTCGTAGGCCAGCCAGGGCGGCATTCGGGGACCCGATCTTGGGGGATAAATGGAGGAGGCCCCGACTGGCGGGCAGCTTATGTCCACCGTAACGCTGCCCGACTCCGCGGGAGGAGGCTGCTGGCGATCGCTCAGCATGCTGAGTCCCTGGAAGTTGGACAGCGACTGCGGCTTTGGATAGTGCCCTTTGGAGACCTGGTACCCAAAAATGGATGGTAATACCATGTCTATAAGATACACACCATGGAGTACTTACATCGCGGAACAGCGTGCCCGGCAGAAGGGGCATTCCCGGAATTCGCAGCATTGTGTCTTTGATCTAAATGAACCTTTCTCTTTGGTTTTACTCTCTAGCTTTGTGTGTGCTCTAAATGCTGTGCTCCAATGGACGTACAATTCGGATATACTAGTTACAAGGCCTACCCTTTGCCTTGTTTCTTGCTCTCCAGATTAGTAACTACATTAATATAACTATTTTGGCAGCTTTACCGAAGAAACAACATGCAGACGACTGATGCTTGAAGATAACTTGTATTTTACCCAATTACATTCACTTTTgccttataaatatttatgtaaaatagTGTTATTTTGCAATGGTATATGCGATGGTTTACTATCCGATAAGaaaacttatatttaaatgtgaGATGATCTCGCAGCCCTGTGGCCTTTGAGacttcaaaaaatacatttgttttttaaattatattctgGGAATTGTTTTGTGGTTCGTATATATATAGAGAGAGAATGAAAGCTGCTGGAGGTTCCTTTACTCGGAGGGAGTGAGATCGTTTTCGGGTTCGTTTTCGTTGAGAATTTGAGAAAGCAAATCGTAGAGTGGCTCCAGAATCTTTTTCGCTCCGGCGTTGGTGAGGTTCTTGTAGTCGAACATGTCGTGATGGCTGATGCTGCCGTCGCTCTGGACCAAGCCCTTGTCGATGGCCACGGTCTGGACGCGGTACAAGCCCTTGGTGAGCCCGTTGATCAGCTCGTTGATGGTGGAGTTCTTTTCGCGCAGCAGGTTCGGCTGTTGTCCGCGCGGCAGTAGTGACTGTGAATGCAAATGATGATAACGATGTGCTGGGATAGTGGCTGGATGGCGGGACAACTTACGGGTAGAAGGATGTAGGCGTTGGGCAGCTTCTGACGGATCTTCGTCACGTTGGCCAGCACTCCCTCGGCCACCTCCTCGGCGGTGTTCTTCACATTATTCGTGCCCACATGCAGGACCACTATCTTGGGGTTCACATTGTCCAGGGCGCCGTTCTCGATGCGCCACAGGACGTGCTCGGTGCAGTCGTCCCGGATGCTAAAGTTAAGGCAGTGCAGCGGTGCAAAGTACTGGTTCCACGCCTCGCTGTCCTGCACGGTCTCGAAGATGCAGTCGCCGAGGAAGATGACATCCGGATCCTTTTCCCGGCAGTCGGAGATGAAGCGACGGTGTATGCTGTGCCAGCGCTTGTCGCCATCCAGGTCGGGCAACGGAGTGGGCAGCACACAGGGATTCATCTTGGCGGAGGTGGTGCGGTCAAGGACTCGATTCAGTTCAGCTTCCGTTTGAGATTCCGATTTTGGATTCAAATCAGACGGGGTTTCAGCATGCGGATGAATGGGGCAGcggcttcggcttcggcttCGTCGCGGTGGCTACCAAGGGCTTCCTATCTCGCCAGTTTACGGGGACAATGGCAATCAATCAATATCCGTTCGCATAAACAATTCCTCAATGTTGTTTACTTCCAATAACTCGTTTTATAGCGAATAATTGActttttttgcatatttttgcaGGTGTGACCGCAGCAAGACCGTTCAAATATGCCATGTTCGCAGGGGGAAAATACTAATAACAGTTTTGCATTAAAGGTGGAATGGTGACCAAGGAACACTTTTCAGTTTCATTTGGTAAAACAAGTTAgatatattacaaataaattaataaataaaattcaatgtCTGTGTTTACAGCCCACCaagataattttattttttaataattaaaggCCCTAACGTATATCCAATGTTTCTTTAGAACCAAGGGAATGTAtttgagaatttttatttattttttgtagtgcaaaaattaaaaaataaatatttattttatacgaAGCTTTTGGTATTTTAATGGTATTTCAGAGCAAAAAACCCCCTAAGTTTCGAGTACCACCGTTCCACTTTAGCAAGAACTCATTGTCGCTACTTTGACGCAATACTATCCAGAATTAAGCTCGTGCACGGTCACACTGCTCTCGATGGCAGTGACATAACCTCTCTCCGCTTATTGTCCGGagtaaattgtatttttcgaAAACATAAATCGCAACTTGCGTTTGGGTTGGCGAGATGTTGAAGCTGAACCTCGTGAACCAGTTGCGAACGACGTACAAGCGCTGCTTGGCCGGACAGTCGCTGCAGGCGCAGCTGAGTCCCGCGGATGCGGAGCCGGCGTACCCGGAGATTCGGGATCTCTCCTTCAAGGCCCGAAAGCAAAGAGAGGCTGCCGACTGGCATGAGGAGATCCGCCAGGTGCCCACGGTGGAGGAGAAGTTGATCAAGATCAACATGCCCCGCTACTACGGCTATAAGGTGGTCGACTTCAACGACTCCAAGATCCCCTACAACGCACTGCCGCTCACGCAACACTATACGCGCACGGTTCTCGAGGATCTGGATGTGGCATCTCCAGCTGCATCGCCGGAGGTCGCTGACCAAGCGGACAAAAGCATAAGCAGCCAGGACGCTCTGGTCAAGGCGACCCGCGAGGATGTCATCGAGGCGCTGGAGTTCGCTCACGACTACTACAAGTGGGTAAATTTGGGCCCACACCGAGCTCTCAGCTGAATCCCTGCCTAACTGTCTCAGCTACAAGTTTGGAATACAGCTATGTACTCCCAGTAATCTCTTTAAAGCTCCCTTTCCCGGGGACAATGTATTACATTTGAATTTCAACAGACTATTAAAGTTTGTTGTTAAAACAAACTCAGTTAAGAACTCGGCTAGGCCTTATTTAAACCAACAACACTCTGATATACAATAAATGCCTTTCCTTACCAAGCGCAGGCACCTGGAGAAGCTGCCCAACTCGGCGCAACCCAGCGACGTTGAGCGTGAGCGCATCCTAACGCAGATCATTGTCGAACAGCTGAACAGGACACTGCTGCAGGCTCTCAGCGAGGAGTACAAGCACCTGGAGGAGGCCGAGGTGGACTACAATCCACGGCACGAGGCCTTctgggcggtgggcggagtAGATCCCCCCAAGAACGTGCAGAACTCGAAGAAAGGCCGCGAGTGGCAAAAGGATGACGCCAACGAGAGCATTGACCGGCTGGTTCAGTACAGCGGAACGCCCTACCTCTCCCTGCGCCATCGAAAGCAATTGTCGCCCTGGAAAACGCCAGCCGAGTGCGAAGATCTCCAGCTGAGCAAACAAATCCCGCGCTTCAAGCACGACCCGCGCACACTGGGCTACAGCACCAAGCACCAGCATGCCACCAATGTGCCGGGCTATTGGCCCAAAGGAAACGAGCACAATTTTGGACTGATCTCGTTCCAATCGAGGGCTCACCTTCAACTGCGACCCAAATCGTATGGAGAGCAAGATCTGCAAGAAGCTCTTCACGCTCTGGCGATTAAATCGTCATACGCTTGGCTCTTGGCCCAGGCCAACTACAATGGCTTCAACACCTACAACGAACTGACCTACCCCATGAACACGCAAACTGTGATCACCAACGGCAGGGAGTGGAGCTTCTACGAGTATCAATTGAACACCCTGCTGCTGCACGGCCACCACCAGGAGGAGAATCCGCGGGTAAACTTCTGTCGCGGAACGAAGCCCCTGCCGCTGTACGCGGAGATTTCGTCGAGTGGCAAGTGCGTGGATTTCAACGACACCACCCTGCGTCAGCTGCTCAACTTCTATGCCAACGTTCCAACCATTCAGAGGAGTATTGGGGAGCAACAGCCTTATGTCTCGTCCGACATCACCGCCTATGAGAACGCCGAGCAGCGCGAGTTTATAAGCAAAACCTTCAAACACCTGGCCTCGAACCGCCCGCGACACTTGGAGCTACCTGAAATCTACCTGTGGGAGAAGTTGTACAAGATCGACAACAAGAACCGCGCCATGGAGGCGAAGCGTCGCTTCTTTGAGCTGGACATCAATCCTTGGCGGCGACCGCTCGATCAGCACGACAAGGAGTACGTGCCACGCGCACTCCGACCAGGCGTacgaaaaaatcaaaacagaTTCAAAAAGACGTACTACccttgaataaataaatagaaattaaCATTTCGAAAGTTAAACTTGTTACAAATCGCTGCATTTTTAATTCGGTGATTCGGCGGATCAAAAGCGGTCGATAGCGAAACAGTATAGCCCTTTTATAGACCTTGGTGCCTAACATCTTCCCCTGAGTATGTATGTTTTTAAAGCTTTgttaactttaaatttatttgcattaaaattgttgtaagttttattttttaaatttaaaaaggtattttttattttatccaaGTCGGACCCTAATATCTTTAGCACCAACAATACAAAAACCTTTGGATTTTGGTTACattatttgttgtttaatttaaaatagtaaataaaataaaacccgaAATACGTTGTgtactttaaaaaaagtattttttgatTGCACAAATAGTTTAGTTCTGGTAAATAtgaaacaatatatttttttttccttttttccttttaattttttgtttatttttaatttttaaaaatgtaatgtcttaaatatgttaataaaatcaCCTAACAGAAATCTACCATCATTAAGAATAAGATATCAGAAACTTATACTCCTTATATCAAAagctattattttgtataataaatataaaaaaatacgaTTTAGAAGAgccatacatttatttatatattaagtaaacattatttttttatatagtaaGTAAACATTAAAACAAGTAGCTTTTAAAAAGAAAGACTATTAAAACCAGTAAAAGTGTTTAGTAAAATTGCGCATAAAGGGCGTTATAAAGCTTGCTATAATGTTGGctactttataaaaatatatacatattgtAAAGGctacaatatatattttttatatagaaagcattatttcttacaagaaTATCAAAAATGTGCCTATTAGACccaataaactattttttagttAGGAAACCCTCCTATAGAGACGTTATAAAGGTGGTTAACGTTTTGGTAACCTTATAGACGGTTCATTATAACGATGAtcacaatatatattttttacacagAACCCTATAATTTCCTATTAGAATTATCAAATTATCGTTTAAACCCAACAACGGTATTTCCATGGTTAGGAACCCCTCCCAAAGAGGCTCCAAAAAGGTGGTTAACATTTTGGTAACCTTATAGATGATTCATTATATCGATGAtcacaatatatattttttacatagaTACTTATAATTTCTTACTCGAATTACCAAAAATACGTGTTTTAAAACCAGAAAACGTATTTCCATAGTTAGGAACCCCTCCCAAAAAGGCGCTGTAGAGGTGGTTAACATTTTAGTAACCTTATAGACGGCATATTATAACAGTGAtcacaatatatatattttacatagATACGTATAATTTCTTACTAGAATGATCAAAATGCGTATTTTAACAGCAAAAAAGGTATTTCCACACTTAGGAACCCCTCCCCTGAAAGTTGgttaatatgtatatattttacacaGAACCCTATAATTTCCTATTAGAATTACCAAAAATACGTGTTTTAAAACCAGAAAACGTATTTCCATAGTTAGGAACCCCTCCCAAAAAGGCGCTGTAGAGGTGGTTAACATTTTAGT containing:
- the LOC108032982 gene encoding 39S ribosomal protein S30, mitochondrial, which gives rise to MLKLNLVNQLRTTYKRCLAGQSLQAQLSPADAEPAYPEIRDLSFKARKQREAADWHEEIRQVPTVEEKLIKINMPRYYGYKVVDFNDSKIPYNALPLTQHYTRTVLEDLDVASPAASPEVADQADKSISSQDALVKATREDVIEALEFAHDYYKHLEKLPNSAQPSDVERERILTQIIVEQLNRTLLQALSEEYKHLEEAEVDYNPRHEAFWAVGGVDPPKNVQNSKKGREWQKDDANESIDRLVQYSGTPYLSLRHRKQLSPWKTPAECEDLQLSKQIPRFKHDPRTLGYSTKHQHATNVPGYWPKGNEHNFGLISFQSRAHLQLRPKSYGEQDLQEALHALAIKSSYAWLLAQANYNGFNTYNELTYPMNTQTVITNGREWSFYEYQLNTLLLHGHHQEENPRVNFCRGTKPLPLYAEISSSGKCVDFNDTTLRQLLNFYANVPTIQRSIGEQQPYVSSDITAYENAEQREFISKTFKHLASNRPRHLELPEIYLWEKLYKIDNKNRAMEAKRRFFELDINPWRRPLDQHDKEYVPRALRPGVRKNQNRFKKTYYP
- the LOC108032987 gene encoding platelet-activating factor acetylhydrolase IB subunit beta homolog — protein: MNPCVLPTPLPDLDGDKRWHSIHRRFISDCREKDPDVIFLGDCIFETVQDSEAWNQYFAPLHCLNFSIRDDCTEHVLWRIENGALDNVNPKIVVLHVGTNNVKNTAEEVAEGVLANVTKIRQKLPNAYILLPSLLPRGQQPNLLREKNSTINELINGLTKGLYRVQTVAIDKGLVQSDGSISHHDMFDYKNLTNAGAKKILEPLYDLLSQILNENEPENDLTPSE
- the LOC108032978 gene encoding EF-hand domain-containing family member C2, producing the protein MLRIPGMPLLPGTLFRDVSKGHYPKPQSLSNFQGLSMLSDRQQPPPAESGSVTVDISCPPVGASSIYPPRSGPRMPPWLAYDKKVLCFSAYFKQTLQEVYHAPYLVRKVKIYYYLEDGTLEIYEPRVDNSGIVQGCVVHRQRVPKAPPCDNEFMSLIDLNVDQTVQIFDRQYHITKCDQFTRDFLNKRGITVPDPVESPCDPTETLRKRENQPRSGNLIPKNHPFAQFLKYDRQILKFQAYWDDRTEFGDVRKLEVCYYLSDDTIEIKEQHIRNSGRDGPTVFLKRGRLAREFEGLLLPGQMTPMTLLNVLGTNMRNVRYCVDPLNTGNKEILYYKERDLQIGSVINVYGRAVVITELDPFTQNYYRQRYGIQDFTPLPIPTRSDDCADHRAGERLLPPYNGWGSYEDSVGNCISVEPKPPRTDFKKFIKYDRYVLRYGAKMLSTIKANCERIFVISYYLSDDTLQIQEIAVRNSGFLGGEFMKRTRLELPGQERFSCKQPQYYMPFNFFIGSTMSLKDFIFHIVSADEYTLMYMEHHPEVFSQSNVVLIMEKVRGSLQNRMAEFVGACVPDCTDLEKKRDVFVSFESFKGALIGILGNAISDHEIITLCRHFSAEKSQPHACDRSTVRAAAHLELKRSLWNARDDLMEHFHHINPTNQPFLPEAKVRSALRGCRLPFSLELIDNILSILNRNECDYIEVCDLMNFIDVSCGKGCDMVPVNHAFELCPKIPFLNKGRVVNFTCFLRELSLPLNLPSAGEKNHDAIGEARILPPSVVSEAEFHKHEEEAPHS